One Pseudobacteroides sp. genomic window, GTTGCTGACCTTGGAATGAGAGGGTATACCTCCAACCTTGTCATTGTGCCTCAATCCTTTATTGTCAGCAACCAGTACTATACCATCAACGGGGACAGCTATTACGGGCTGGGCACCTTCGACAACCATATCCAATTGCCTGGAGGTGGAGCGAATGTCGGTCAGCGTGTCCTTCTTAAAGCTTAGGGGTGATGCATTGTGGCATATGATGTGAACCAGAGCAAGACAGCCCTTGAGACTGGTCCTGTTGATATTTATTTATGGTTTTTACAAAATACAGGTGCAATCCAGTGGGATGAGAATAATTTTTCCTACAGGGAATGGCTGAAGCAGTATGTTGATAACATACTATGCAATTGGACTGTTGGTGAGCAGTTTGCTCCTATGATGCCGCAGGTTGGTTCAGGCGGCGGTGATACAACCGGTGCTTACAATAACGGATTTAACAACGGGCTAATAATAGGACTCAGGATAAGGCGAAAGTAACGTAAAGACGGGAGGGGATGAGGATGAAGCCGGAGGTGGTTTATACAATTATTGCAGCTGTAGCGGCATTATGTAGCATCATCTTTGGAGGCATTACTTTAAAAAGGTCGGTGCAGAAGGATTGTGACACTATGGGAAGGGAGCGTGGGGAACTGAAAGCTGATACCGAGTATATCAAACGAAGGATTGACGATGTCCTTCTGGAGCAAAAGGACACCAACAAGAGCGTATCCATTCTTTCAGAGAGGGTTACAAGGGTGGAGGAAAGCACGAAATCAGCACATCGCAGGATTGACATTATTGAAAAACGAGGTTCGGATGAATAGGAGGAGATGGCAATGGCTAAAAGCGTTTATCTAAGCCCGTCTACACAGGAAAACAATCTAGGTGCAGGCGGCTATGGCACAGAAGAGCAGCGGATGAACCAGGTGGCGGATGTCACACAGCAGGTGCTTGAGAGGCATAGCGTAACAGTCTACAGGAATAAGCCGGAGTGGCCGCTTTCACAGGTAGTGGTCGATAGCAACTCCAAGAATCCCGACATCCATTTTGCCGTTCACAGCAATGCGGGCGGTGGCAGGGGATGCGAGGTTTACTGCCACAGGTTCGGAGGCAACGGCGAAAAGCTGGCAAGGGCTGTATATGCGGAGCTTTCACCTTTGACACCGACAGCGGATAGAGGAGTCAAGGAAGGGTACAACTTTTATGGACAGGGCAAGCATATGTATGAGCTGGCATATACCAAAGCGCCTGCCGCATTGGTGGAAACAGCCTACCATGATAACCAGGAGGATGCCAAGTGGATTATATCCCATATAGAGGCAATCGGGACTGCCATTGCCAAAGGGATACTGAATTACTTCGGTATATTATATAAGGAAGAAAGTCCGAATTTGGACAAAGAACTTGAGGTGCTTCAGGAATTCGGTATCATAAAGTCGCCGGATTATTGGAGTGAAAATGCAGTAAAAGGTAAATATGTAGCTGGTGAATATGCCGCTATCCTGATACAAAGGGTAGCGGCTTTATTAATGAAGGGAGGAATTTAGTAATGAACCAATCAAGATGGAGAAGCCCTGTTGCATGGAGTGCCGTAGTGGCACTGGTTTTATTTGTACTGAAAAATTACGGACTGTTGGCACCTGTCGGACTCACGGAGGATAGCTTTAAAGAGCTTACTGCTTTAATATTTGGTGTTCTTTCGGCATTTGCCTTTTTCAATGATCCAACCAGCAAGGACAGCTTTTGATAAATGTCATGAAACGCTTGCATTGTAAGGCATTAAGAGTTATCATGTACAGTAATATATCAGGAAGGATATGTAAATTGCGAAAATAAAGGACGGTGTTCTATCATGAAACAGGCATTTGTGGATATGCTGGTGAAAAAAGCTTTAGCCCAAATTAATGAAAACAAGAAAACAGATGAAGAGTCATTAAGGCTCAGGCGGGCACTGGCAAATGCCAATAAGCCTGCCTTGCTGAAGAGGCTGATGGCTTGAAAACAGGTAACGCATCAAAAGGAAACTAAATAAGGCCGCCGTGTCTTGCGGGTGCAGGAACACCCGGAAGCCAATGCAGGTAACCAAACTACCTAACACCGACAGCTATTGCTGCCACAACGACCCTGTAAATATTATACTTTATCCTATCAATTTTCACAATGATACTACAGGCGCAGTGTGGGGTTACCATTAATCCTGCAGTGCGCCTTGCTTATTTTCCTTTCATAAAAAATGAAAGGGGTCGTGAATTTATGCAGAACATTTTAAAAAGCTTTGAGGAAGTCTTTAGGGAAATGCTGGAGGAGAAGGCTGTAAACCGAATGAGGGCAGATGCAAACAAATGCCTTATAACGGAGAACCGGGAAAATCTTAAGTTTTATAAGCAGCGAGAAGACGTAAAGGCATTTGATTTCAAAGGAACTGCAGCTGAATTTGACGCTCTTTTTGAGAGCTTGAATGAAAGGTTGAAAGCAGCGGAGAGCACCATGTCGGAGATCATATACCTGCATGGAAC contains:
- a CDS encoding N-acetylmuramoyl-L-alanine amidase family protein; protein product: MAKSVYLSPSTQENNLGAGGYGTEEQRMNQVADVTQQVLERHSVTVYRNKPEWPLSQVVVDSNSKNPDIHFAVHSNAGGGRGCEVYCHRFGGNGEKLARAVYAELSPLTPTADRGVKEGYNFYGQGKHMYELAYTKAPAALVETAYHDNQEDAKWIISHIEAIGTAIAKGILNYFGILYKEESPNLDKELEVLQEFGIIKSPDYWSENAVKGKYVAGEYAAILIQRVAALLMKGGI
- a CDS encoding holin; translation: MNQSRWRSPVAWSAVVALVLFVLKNYGLLAPVGLTEDSFKELTALIFGVLSAFAFFNDPTSKDSF